Part of the Gadus morhua unplaced genomic scaffold, gadMor3.0, whole genome shotgun sequence genome is shown below.
GAGCTCAAGCGCTGATGCCAGTGACAGACAGCCAGTTTTTGTCACTTGGCAGTATGACAACCTAAAGGCCAAGCATAAGGGCAAACAAGGTATAATCATACAGAGCACTAAGCGTGTGGTCATGTTTGAAGTTTAAATTCACATATGTGTACAAAGTCACAACATGCACTTACTTGAGAACCTCAAGCCTGCAGCATTTGCTCCTCAGGCTTTCAGCAAGCTTTTCCACTCCTGCATCTTTGATATCATTGTGGCTGAGGTCCAGCACTGTTAGGTTAGAAGAGCTGGACTTCAGGATAGAGGATGCCAAGCCTTCGCAGGACCTGGCAGTGAGGTCACACCTGTTCAGCCTGTAGCAAAAATGGGATAGGCATTGAGGTTCAGGTTCAACACCTCAGAACAAAACCTCTTGGTGCCAAGctgatataaatatatcatattcatatttatattcatattcatattcatataatTTATCAAAAAAATCATAAACTACAGTCtgaaaaatagaataccacagCATATTTTCGATATAAAtgtgcaaatacatttttaaccAACATCCTAAAAGTATATAAAtatctctctcatatatatatatatatatatatatatatactgtatatgaaaAAGATGCAGATGAGTCCAAAAGCCTTGAAACCCCAAATGTAATACCTGCTAGCGTCACAATTAACTGAGTGCAAGCCACTGTTTTTCGCTTAGCAAAACTGACAGTATTACTCAcacaaaataagtaaaaaattAGCAACAATATCTGGAAATTCTTACAAAGCTGTTTTGGCGACTTTCACTAGGGGGAGCATTCCTTCAAGAACCTCCTCTGATTTGACGTATTTTTTCAGATCAAACACATTCAGATCCGCATCTGATGTCAATAGGACAAACATCAGGGCGGACCACTGTGGTCGTGTGAATTTTTCAAACGTAAGGCTTTGTTTCTGAAGGTGGTCCTTTATTTCCTTCACTAGAGAATGGTCATTGAGCTCGTTCAagcagtggaacagattgatgcgcTTTTCTGCATTGATGTCTCCATCAATCTTTCTCTTGATGTACTCAATTGTGTCCTTGTTGGTCTCAGGCTGGTTTCTTCCTGCCTGGTTCACCAACAGATCACGCAGAGGCTTCTGGTTTGTCTCCAGGGAAAGACCAAGGAGGAAGCGAAGGAACATGTCCCAATCTCCATTGTCGTTTTCCAAAGCTTTGTCCACAGCACATATGTAGAAGTCGGATTGGCCTCCGACTGTAATAGCAGGCTCAGTGAGCACATTTTTCTCTGTGTTGACGAATGTGACAAAGGCATAAACCGCAGCAAGGAACTCCTGAAtactcagatggacaaagctgTACAGTTTTTGCTTTATCAGATCAAAGCTCTCCATTGAGTTCTGTGTAAACAGGCCAGAGTAGACTGCACAGTCTGTGATGTCCATTTCCCGTTGCTTTAGGTCCTCTTCTATGAAGACCAAGTTACCCCTCTTCAGCTCCTCATATGCCAGCTTCCCCAGGGATAACAcagtttctttgtttttcttggTCCAGTATGACTCTGTACCATTGACGTCCTCCCTTTTCTCATCACCACCCTGGAATTTTTCAATGCTCACTTTGCACTGTAACAAGAGGAAGCATATGTACATGTCGGTCAAAGTCTTGGGCATGTGCTGCACGTTCTCCTCGCTATGCATCAAGTCTTCCAGCACAGTGGAGGtaatccaacagaagactggaaTGTAGCACATGATGTAAAGTGCCCTTGAGGTTTTGATGTGGGAGAAGATTCTCTCGGCCAGCTCTGGATCGTATCTTTTTCTGAAGTATTGCTCCCTTTGGTGGTCATTGAATCCACGGACTTCGGTAACCAGGTCGATGCACTCCGGAGGAATGTTTctggaggatgcgggccgcgCAGTGATCCAGAGCTGTGCTCGGGGAAGCAGGTTTCCCCTGATGAGATTCGTCAGCAGGACTTTCAAAGGAGCTGGCTTTTTCATGTCCGACCAGTCTATACTTTCACTGAAATTAAGATCCAGCCGACACTCATCAAAGCCATCGAGTACAATAAGGATTTTGTAATTGTGATAATTTGTGATTTCTGATGTCTTCATTTCGGGAAAGAAGCTATTTATAATTTCTTCAAAGCTGTGCTCTACAGTATTCATCAAATTCAGCTCCCGGAAGGGAAATGTAAAGAGAAAATATATGCCCTGATTGACTGCGCCTTCCGCCCAGTCCAACATGTACTTCTGTAAAGCAATTGTCTTTCCACTCCCTGCAATTCCATTTGTCAGAACACTTCTTATTCCTCCATTTTGTCCTGATTTGAAGATGTCATGATGTTTGATTGCCGTTTCCTGTCTACCACTTTCAAATGATGCTGCTTGAACCCGCCTGCTTTCGTTCTGACCAATGACATCGTCACTCTCGCCCTTTATGATGTATAGCTCTGTGTAGATCTCATTCAGAAGAGCTGACTTTCCTTGTTGGGTGATCCCTTCGGAGACTCGTTCAAACTGCTTGATCAAATGAGCTTTAAGTTTCCTCTGGCTTGCAAAATCCGGCTTTTCTGAATCGAAATAAAATGTGAAGGAAACAAAACTGATTTAGTGCACACTTAACATATAGTGGATTGTTGATCATATGCTGCTTTTGGTTTTATAAACATATTAATCAGTATTTACATCTAATTGCTTACCtcgtatttctgtctgtctgtggatgAATTCAGAGGGGATTTGCTTAGCTTCCAGAGGCCTGGAGAGTATCCAGAGAAGGGCAGACGGAAGCAGATTCCCCCTGATGAGATTTGAAAGCAGCCTACTAACAGGGGCTGCCTCTCTCGGATCGCTCAGGGTTTTAACACTGTCGCCAAAGTCCAGTGGAAGCCCATCCAAACCGTCCAGGACAATTATGAGTTTATACTTCTCAAAGTCAGATATTACAAACTGTTTAGTTTCTGTGAAGACGTCGTTGAGGAGTTCTATcaagcttttcttttcttctttgaaTTTAGATAGTTGGTGAGAAGTTAGATGGAATACCATTTCTGTGTCCTGTTCCCTTCTCcatataaaattaaaaaatcgGGTGGTGCGTGAGGTGACAGCTCCTGCCCACTCTCTTGTGAATTTCTGTGCATGAATGGTTTTTCCAATGCAAGCATCTCCAATTGTTAGAACCGTTTTGATTCTTTCATCTTCTTTTGCTTTGAAAATATCAGCTACAGCAACAGATATTGCCT
Proteins encoded:
- the LOC115538251 gene encoding uncharacterized protein LOC115538251 isoform X2: MGGMYCMYCTAHRGMSALKYVGYLKEVKESPSTQLISRGGVKDKHKLNNGESDEGPSLDNQRASSPTLSVVSMKSDRSIDHPPDLNKGKSVEGPSLDNQRASSPTLSVVSMKSDRSIDHPPDLNKGKSVEGPSLDNQRAFSPTPSGLSLSDRSIDHPPDLSREESAEGPSRDERPSNAFVTDDVPNFNNGESEESIQKKLNKAAKKKAKEKLTKNLKKRIIDEYGIRPRNEEIETDLFITGWQKDKKDGREIQTGAKDTRRQTTYNEIFQSKGSIKRVLTKGMGGIGKTFQAQTLMLDWGRGRVYPEIDMLFKINLGELQSTEIESLEELLDNLLGKDSEHRTSDYKDYKIAFVLDGLDMCQLPLDFDPKNDLTNTREKVSVDMLLTNLIKGNLLPSACLWILTQHSAADKIPTEFIDRVTECQDSVKRRQKLTKSMKKRFTNDFQNNKDLIHPNQSNTEHIEKESSDALGNVKAISVAVADIFKAKEDERIKTVLTIGDACIGKTIHAQKFTREWAGAVTSRTTRFFNFIWRREQDTEMVFHLTSHQLSKFKEEKKSLIELLNDVFTETKQFVISDFEKYKLIIVLDGLDGLPLDFGDSVKTLSDPREAAPVSRLLSNLIRGNLLPSALLWILSRPLEAKQIPSEFIHRQTEIREKPDFASQRKLKAHLIKQFERVSEGITQQGKSALLNEIYTELYIIKGESDDVIGQNESRRVQAASFESGRQETAIKHHDIFKSGQNGGIRSVLTNGIAGSGKTIALQKYMLDWAEGAVNQGIYFLFTFPFRELNLMNTVEHSFEEIINSFFPEMKTSEITNYHNYKILIVLDGFDECRLDLNFSESIDWSDMKKPAPLKVLLTNLIRGNLLPRAQLWITARPASSRNIPPECIDLVTEVRGFNDHQREQYFRKRYDPELAERIFSHIKTSRALYIMCYIPVFCWITSTVLEDLMHSEENVQHMPKTLTDMYICFLLLQCKVSIEKFQGGDEKREDVNGTESYWTKKNKETVLSLGKLAYEELKRGNLVFIEEDLKQREMDITDCAVYSGLFTQNSMESFDLIKQKLYSFVHLSIQEFLAAVYAFVTFVNTEKNVLTEPAITVGGQSDFYICAVDKALENDNGDWDMFLRFLLGLSLETNQKPLRDLLVNQAGRNQPETNKDTIEYIKRKIDGDINAEKRINLFHCLNELNDHSLVKEIKDHLQKQSLTFEKFTRPQWSALMFVLLTSDADLNVFDLKKYVKSEEVLEGMLPLVKVAKTALLNRCDLTARSCEGLASSILKSSSSNLTVLDLSHNDIKDAGVEKLAESLRSKCCRLEVLKLSYCQVTKTGCLSLASALELNHSQLQELDLSYNYPEKSGEQRLSAIAADPKKSLKTLRIDHGGECRLKPAPKKYGIELTLDGNTAGERLVLSEDGRTARRKKAKDIEGFSPDHKRPSMRPQVLCVEELPDLCYWELEWSGHVGVAVVDSQIDRKGRSCGFGTNKMSWSLVGKVKGNKVTYKSWTDSARGTTCVTTGPFGPRLGVFLDRDRGMLKFDDVSSEKQKHIHTFNIRFDGRKLLAGFWLGKGHVSLCEI
- the LOC115538251 gene encoding uncharacterized protein LOC115538251 isoform X4, which translates into the protein MGGMYCMYCTAHRGMSALKYVGYLKEVKESPSTQLISRGGVKDKHKLNHGESDEGPRCAGHQLWERDKSHLDNQRASSPTLSVVSMKSDRSIDHPPDLNKGKSVEGPSLDNQRAFSPTPSGLSLSDRSIDHPPDLSREESAEGPSRDERPSNAFVTDDVPNFNNGESEESIQKKLNKAAKKKAKEKLTKNLKKRIIDEYGIRPRNEEIETDLFITGWQKDKKDGREIQTGAKDTRRQTTYNEIFQSKGSIKRVLTKGMGGIGKTFQAQTLMLDWGRGRVYPEIDMLFKINLGELQSTEIESLEELLDNLLGKDSEHRTSDYKDYKIAFVLDGLDMCQLPLDFDPKNDLTNTREKVSVDMLLTNLIKGNLLPSACLWILTQHSAADKIPTEFIDRVTECQDSVKRRQKLTKSMKKRFTNDFQNNKDLIHPNQSNTEHIEKESSDALGNVKAISVAVADIFKAKEDERIKTVLTIGDACIGKTIHAQKFTREWAGAVTSRTTRFFNFIWRREQDTEMVFHLTSHQLSKFKEEKKSLIELLNDVFTETKQFVISDFEKYKLIIVLDGLDGLPLDFGDSVKTLSDPREAAPVSRLLSNLIRGNLLPSALLWILSRPLEAKQIPSEFIHRQTEIREKPDFASQRKLKAHLIKQFERVSEGITQQGKSALLNEIYTELYIIKGESDDVIGQNESRRVQAASFESGRQETAIKHHDIFKSGQNGGIRSVLTNGIAGSGKTIALQKYMLDWAEGAVNQGIYFLFTFPFRELNLMNTVEHSFEEIINSFFPEMKTSEITNYHNYKILIVLDGFDECRLDLNFSESIDWSDMKKPAPLKVLLTNLIRGNLLPRAQLWITARPASSRNIPPECIDLVTEVRGFNDHQREQYFRKRYDPELAERIFSHIKTSRALYIMCYIPVFCWITSTVLEDLMHSEENVQHMPKTLTDMYICFLLLQCKVSIEKFQGGDEKREDVNGTESYWTKKNKETVLSLGKLAYEELKRGNLVFIEEDLKQREMDITDCAVYSGLFTQNSMESFDLIKQKLYSFVHLSIQEFLAAVYAFVTFVNTEKNVLTEPAITVGGQSDFYICAVDKALENDNGDWDMFLRFLLGLSLETNQKPLRDLLVNQAGRNQPETNKDTIEYIKRKIDGDINAEKRINLFHCLNELNDHSLVKEIKDHLQKQSLTFEKFTRPQWSALMFVLLTSDADLNVFDLKKYVKSEEVLEGMLPLVKVAKTALLNRCDLTARSCEGLASSILKSSSSNLTVLDLSHNDIKDAGVEKLAESLRSKCCRLEVLKLSYCQVTKTGCLSLASALELNHSQLQELDLSYNYPEKSGEQRLSAIAADPKKSLKTLRIDHGGECRLKPAPKKYGIELTLDGNTAGERLVLSEDGRTARRKKAKDIEGFSPDHKRPSMRPQVLCVEELPDLCYWELEWSGHVGVAVVDSQIDRKGRSCGFGTNKMSWSLVGKVKGNKVTYKSWTDSARGTTCVTTGPFGPRLGVFLDRDRGMLKFDDVSSEKQKHIHTFNIRFDGRKLLAGFWLGKGHVSLCEI
- the LOC115538251 gene encoding uncharacterized protein LOC115538251 isoform X1 produces the protein MGGMYCMYCTAHRGMSALKYVGYLKEVKESPSTQLISRGGVKDKHKLNHGESDEGPRCAGHQLWERDKSHLDNQRASSPTLSVVSMKSDRSIDHPPDLNKGKSVEGPSLDNQRASSPTLSVVSMKSDRSIDHPPDLNKGKSVEGPSLDNQRAFSPTPSGLSLSDRSIDHPPDLSREESAEGPSRDERPSNAFVTDDVPNFNNGESEESIQKKLNKAAKKKAKEKLTKNLKKRIIDEYGIRPRNEEIETDLFITGWQKDKKDGREIQTGAKDTRRQTTYNEIFQSKGSIKRVLTKGMGGIGKTFQAQTLMLDWGRGRVYPEIDMLFKINLGELQSTEIESLEELLDNLLGKDSEHRTSDYKDYKIAFVLDGLDMCQLPLDFDPKNDLTNTREKVSVDMLLTNLIKGNLLPSACLWILTQHSAADKIPTEFIDRVTECQDSVKRRQKLTKSMKKRFTNDFQNNKDLIHPNQSNTEHIEKESSDALGNVKAISVAVADIFKAKEDERIKTVLTIGDACIGKTIHAQKFTREWAGAVTSRTTRFFNFIWRREQDTEMVFHLTSHQLSKFKEEKKSLIELLNDVFTETKQFVISDFEKYKLIIVLDGLDGLPLDFGDSVKTLSDPREAAPVSRLLSNLIRGNLLPSALLWILSRPLEAKQIPSEFIHRQTEIREKPDFASQRKLKAHLIKQFERVSEGITQQGKSALLNEIYTELYIIKGESDDVIGQNESRRVQAASFESGRQETAIKHHDIFKSGQNGGIRSVLTNGIAGSGKTIALQKYMLDWAEGAVNQGIYFLFTFPFRELNLMNTVEHSFEEIINSFFPEMKTSEITNYHNYKILIVLDGFDECRLDLNFSESIDWSDMKKPAPLKVLLTNLIRGNLLPRAQLWITARPASSRNIPPECIDLVTEVRGFNDHQREQYFRKRYDPELAERIFSHIKTSRALYIMCYIPVFCWITSTVLEDLMHSEENVQHMPKTLTDMYICFLLLQCKVSIEKFQGGDEKREDVNGTESYWTKKNKETVLSLGKLAYEELKRGNLVFIEEDLKQREMDITDCAVYSGLFTQNSMESFDLIKQKLYSFVHLSIQEFLAAVYAFVTFVNTEKNVLTEPAITVGGQSDFYICAVDKALENDNGDWDMFLRFLLGLSLETNQKPLRDLLVNQAGRNQPETNKDTIEYIKRKIDGDINAEKRINLFHCLNELNDHSLVKEIKDHLQKQSLTFEKFTRPQWSALMFVLLTSDADLNVFDLKKYVKSEEVLEGMLPLVKVAKTALLNRCDLTARSCEGLASSILKSSSSNLTVLDLSHNDIKDAGVEKLAESLRSKCCRLEVLKLSYCQVTKTGCLSLASALELNHSQLQELDLSYNYPEKSGEQRLSAIAADPKKSLKTLRIDHGGECRLKPAPKKYGIELTLDGNTAGERLVLSEDGRTARRKKAKDIEGFSPDHKRPSMRPQVLCVEELPDLCYWELEWSGHVGVAVVDSQIDRKGRSCGFGTNKMSWSLVGKVKGNKVTYKSWTDSARGTTCVTTGPFGPRLGVFLDRDRGMLKFDDVSSEKQKHIHTFNIRFDGRKLLAGFWLGKGHVSLCEI
- the LOC115538251 gene encoding uncharacterized protein LOC115538251 isoform X3, which gives rise to MENQMKGPGVPAISFGSETNLKLNNGESDEGPSLDNQRASSPTLSVVSMKSDRSIDHPPDLNKGKSVEGPSLDNQRASSPTLSVVSMKSDRSIDHPPDLNKGKSVEGPSLDNQRAFSPTPSGLSLSDRSIDHPPDLSREESAEGPSRDERPSNAFVTDDVPNFNNGESEESIQKKLNKAAKKKAKEKLTKNLKKRIIDEYGIRPRNEEIETDLFITGWQKDKKDGREIQTGAKDTRRQTTYNEIFQSKGSIKRVLTKGMGGIGKTFQAQTLMLDWGRGRVYPEIDMLFKINLGELQSTEIESLEELLDNLLGKDSEHRTSDYKDYKIAFVLDGLDMCQLPLDFDPKNDLTNTREKVSVDMLLTNLIKGNLLPSACLWILTQHSAADKIPTEFIDRVTECQDSVKRRQKLTKSMKKRFTNDFQNNKDLIHPNQSNTEHIEKESSDALGNVKAISVAVADIFKAKEDERIKTVLTIGDACIGKTIHAQKFTREWAGAVTSRTTRFFNFIWRREQDTEMVFHLTSHQLSKFKEEKKSLIELLNDVFTETKQFVISDFEKYKLIIVLDGLDGLPLDFGDSVKTLSDPREAAPVSRLLSNLIRGNLLPSALLWILSRPLEAKQIPSEFIHRQTEIREKPDFASQRKLKAHLIKQFERVSEGITQQGKSALLNEIYTELYIIKGESDDVIGQNESRRVQAASFESGRQETAIKHHDIFKSGQNGGIRSVLTNGIAGSGKTIALQKYMLDWAEGAVNQGIYFLFTFPFRELNLMNTVEHSFEEIINSFFPEMKTSEITNYHNYKILIVLDGFDECRLDLNFSESIDWSDMKKPAPLKVLLTNLIRGNLLPRAQLWITARPASSRNIPPECIDLVTEVRGFNDHQREQYFRKRYDPELAERIFSHIKTSRALYIMCYIPVFCWITSTVLEDLMHSEENVQHMPKTLTDMYICFLLLQCKVSIEKFQGGDEKREDVNGTESYWTKKNKETVLSLGKLAYEELKRGNLVFIEEDLKQREMDITDCAVYSGLFTQNSMESFDLIKQKLYSFVHLSIQEFLAAVYAFVTFVNTEKNVLTEPAITVGGQSDFYICAVDKALENDNGDWDMFLRFLLGLSLETNQKPLRDLLVNQAGRNQPETNKDTIEYIKRKIDGDINAEKRINLFHCLNELNDHSLVKEIKDHLQKQSLTFEKFTRPQWSALMFVLLTSDADLNVFDLKKYVKSEEVLEGMLPLVKVAKTALLNRCDLTARSCEGLASSILKSSSSNLTVLDLSHNDIKDAGVEKLAESLRSKCCRLEVLKLSYCQVTKTGCLSLASALELNHSQLQELDLSYNYPEKSGEQRLSAIAADPKKSLKTLRIDHGGECRLKPAPKKYGIELTLDGNTAGERLVLSEDGRTARRKKAKDIEGFSPDHKRPSMRPQVLCVEELPDLCYWELEWSGHVGVAVVDSQIDRKGRSCGFGTNKMSWSLVGKVKGNKVTYKSWTDSARGTTCVTTGPFGPRLGVFLDRDRGMLKFDDVSSEKQKHIHTFNIRFDGRKLLAGFWLGKGHVSLCEI